GCAAGTTCGGCGGCAGCTTCGAGGTTCTGGATGATTTCGACGCCGGCTTCAAGGACGCCGACATCGTCTACCCCAAGAGCTGGGGCGCGCTGCTGACGACCGCGGACAATGCCGAGAGCGCCAAGATCGGCAAGCAGTACACCGACTGGATCACCGACGACCGCCGCATGGCCCTGGCCAGGCCCGAAGCCATCTATATGCACTGCCTGCCCGCCGACCGCAACATCGAGGTCAGCGACAGCGTCATCGACGGCCCCAACAGCGTGGTCTACGACGAAGCCGAAAACCGCCTGCACGTGCAGAAGGCGGTGATGGCGTTGACGATGTCTTGAGGAACCCCATGCCTCCACGCCCCCCCACCGCCCTCATCGCTATCGGCGGCAACTCTCTAATCACCGACAAGCACCATCCCGAAGTCGAGCACCAGTGGGATGCCGTGCGCGAAACCTGCACCCACATCGCCAACCTGGTCGAAGCCGGCTGGAACACGATCATCACCCACGGCAACGGCCCCCAGGTCGGGTTCATCCTGCGCCGGGCCGAGCTGGCCATGCACGAGGTGCATCCGGTGCCGCTCGACCTGATCGGCGCCGACACGCAAGGGTCGATCGGCTACATGATTGCCCAGGCCATGGACAACGAATTCCATCGCCGCGGGCTCTATCGCCGGGCCATGGCCATCGTCACCCAGGTGGTGGTGGACAAAGACGACCCCGCCTTCAAGCATCCAACCAAGCCCATCGGTGGCTTCATGAGCCATCACGATGCCAAGACCTTCGAGGAGATGGGCTGGACGGTGGTCGAGGACGCCGGGCGGGGCTACCGCC
This region of Caldilineales bacterium genomic DNA includes:
- a CDS encoding carbamate kinase; this encodes MPPRPPTALIAIGGNSLITDKHHPEVEHQWDAVRETCTHIANLVEAGWNTIITHGNGPQVGFILRRAELAMHEVHPVPLDLIGADTQGSIGYMIAQAMDNEFHRRGLYRRAMAIVTQVVVDKDDPAFKHPTKPIGGFMSHHDAKTFEEMGWTVVEDAGRGYRRVIASPHPLEIVEVNAIKTMVDAGWVVIAVGGGGIPVIRNEKGELRSAPPAVIDKDHASAHMAIEAGVDLFLISTGVEKVAIHFNKPNQQWLDRMTAAEARQYLLEGHFAAGSMGPKIQAILHYLEHGGKHALITDPPNIARALVGETGTHFYP